A region of Paenibacillus sp. 37 DNA encodes the following proteins:
- a CDS encoding glycoside hydrolase family 105 protein: MQVQTQLSWSERIAATIIQQCDGDGYHAFPSGRWAYVEGMTLMAMARTGQYYGKQEYVDFMKKHMDLYIQPDGSIGTYTLEEYNLDQINQGKNLFALLDGAEDQRYAEAAHLLAAQLAGQPRTSEGGFWHKKIYPFQMWLDGLYMSSPFLSEYAKTFHHPELWDEVAHQILLIERQTRDPRTGLLYHGWDESKEQVWADSSTGCSPHFWSRAMGWYAMAIVDSVEHFPVNHPKRGTIIGIFERMCHALVRVQEQESGLWFQVLDQGFRKGNYLEASGSSMFVYALAKGVRLRYLEPHFRAAAEKGWQGLSSRLVEETADGVRLNGICHGAGLSLDRDGSYNYYVSEAVVSDSFMGVAPLLLAALEMERLP, translated from the coding sequence ATGCAGGTACAGACGCAGTTATCCTGGTCTGAGCGAATTGCAGCAACGATCATCCAGCAATGTGACGGGGACGGTTATCATGCGTTCCCTTCGGGACGATGGGCATACGTGGAAGGCATGACCTTGATGGCAATGGCACGAACCGGGCAGTATTATGGCAAGCAAGAGTATGTTGATTTTATGAAAAAACATATGGACCTGTATATCCAGCCCGACGGCTCTATTGGCACGTATACTTTGGAAGAATATAATCTGGATCAGATTAATCAGGGGAAAAACCTGTTTGCATTACTGGATGGTGCAGAAGATCAGCGTTACGCAGAAGCGGCACATCTCTTGGCCGCACAGCTTGCAGGGCAACCTCGAACATCGGAGGGTGGCTTCTGGCACAAAAAAATCTATCCATTCCAGATGTGGCTGGACGGCCTGTATATGTCATCTCCCTTTCTATCCGAGTATGCGAAGACATTTCATCACCCCGAGTTATGGGATGAAGTGGCACACCAGATTCTGCTGATCGAACGCCAGACCCGTGATCCCCGGACCGGACTGCTCTATCATGGTTGGGATGAATCAAAGGAGCAGGTCTGGGCCGATTCATCGACAGGGTGCTCGCCACACTTCTGGAGCCGGGCGATGGGCTGGTATGCCATGGCGATTGTGGACAGCGTGGAACATTTTCCCGTGAATCATCCAAAGCGCGGAACCATCATCGGTATCTTCGAACGGATGTGTCATGCTTTGGTGCGCGTGCAGGAGCAGGAGAGTGGGTTATGGTTCCAGGTACTGGATCAGGGCTTCCGCAAAGGCAACTATCTGGAAGCATCCGGGTCAAGCATGTTTGTATATGCACTTGCGAAGGGTGTGCGGCTAAGGTATCTGGAGCCGCATTTCAGAGCTGCGGCCGAGAAGGGATGGCAAGGACTGTCCTCCAGATTGGTGGAGGAGACGGCTGACGGCGTTCGGTTAAACGGGATCTGTCATGGCGCAGGACTAAGCCTGGATCGGGATGGCTCGTACAACTACTATGTAAGCGAAGCGGTTGTAAGCGATTCCTTTATGGGTGTGGCTCCGCTTCTGCTGGCAGCACTGGAAATGGAGCGATTGCCATGA
- a CDS encoding LacI family DNA-binding transcriptional regulator: MITIKDIAKLAGVSYSTVSKALNDDPRIKPATKQKVLAVAEKHQYRKNMLARQLSTGRSNIIGFVLDELSNPLFSNISGRLHNELKKRGYQMILVVADDGVDVFSQLRVDGCILWDYALDNREMFWKKFATLNMPCFVLGTDEAPNSPYIKIDRKEGLFRAVEHLKSLGHSRIGFIGNSQNIKLEGYREALQRTGLAFNEDHVLPAYSSWEDGYFAIRNHAFGSESPTAFIGLNNLVTRGALRALLEAGFSVPRDISLIGYDDLPDMQYAEVALTTIGPSLDELAVQAAELIVSLIRDEQVDVPVVIQPKLNLRSSTAMCRQ; encoded by the coding sequence TTGATAACCATTAAAGACATTGCAAAACTGGCGGGGGTGAGCTATAGCACGGTATCGAAGGCGCTGAATGATGATCCCCGAATCAAACCGGCAACAAAGCAGAAGGTGCTTGCGGTCGCGGAGAAACATCAATATCGGAAAAATATGTTGGCTCGGCAGCTTTCCACGGGCAGGAGCAACATCATCGGTTTTGTGCTGGATGAACTGAGCAATCCGTTATTCTCGAACATCTCCGGCCGTCTGCACAACGAGCTGAAGAAGCGGGGATATCAGATGATCCTGGTTGTGGCGGATGATGGGGTAGATGTCTTCAGCCAGCTGCGTGTGGACGGATGTATTCTGTGGGACTACGCACTGGACAATCGGGAGATGTTCTGGAAAAAGTTCGCGACACTTAACATGCCGTGTTTTGTGCTAGGTACAGATGAAGCGCCGAACTCTCCATACATCAAGATTGATCGCAAAGAAGGACTGTTTAGAGCAGTCGAGCATCTAAAATCGCTGGGGCACAGCCGAATCGGATTCATCGGCAACTCGCAGAATATTAAACTGGAGGGATACCGGGAAGCGTTGCAGCGTACGGGTCTGGCTTTTAACGAAGATCATGTGCTGCCAGCGTATTCCTCCTGGGAAGACGGATATTTTGCCATACGGAATCATGCGTTTGGGTCGGAGTCGCCAACAGCGTTTATTGGACTTAACAACCTGGTCACCCGAGGTGCGCTCCGGGCTTTGCTTGAGGCAGGGTTCAGCGTTCCGCGCGATATCTCGTTAATCGGGTATGATGATCTGCCGGATATGCAGTATGCCGAAGTGGCCTTGACGACGATTGGCCCGTCTCTGGATGAACTGGCCGTGCAGGCAGCCGAGCTGATTGTATCGTTAATCCGTGATGAACAGGTCGATGTTCCGGTAGTCATTCAGCCTAAGCTGAACCTTCGCAGTTCAACGGCAATGTGCCGGCAATAA
- a CDS encoding carbohydrate ABC transporter permease — MQKSKSDRLFYGCVYLLTILAVVVTLYPFLYVISISFSSVDAIDKQKVVLWPVGFTLSGYQMVLQYKELWVSFYNTLWYTVVGTLLNIVATCLAAFPLSRQQFFLRRKLNFFIAFTMYFSGGLIPVYMLITSLGLYNTRWVMVLPVLVITFNVMICRSAFEGIPNEIFESASIDGANEMTMLYRLAVPIIKPTLAVLTLYYAVFHWNNFFTALLYLGKQDMQPLQMFLRRVLIMASPEVMQKMGGTMTSGALAVSSLQVRYVSIVVSILPIVTIYPFIQRYFVKGITLGAVKG; from the coding sequence ATGCAAAAATCGAAAAGTGACCGTTTGTTCTACGGATGTGTCTACCTGCTGACCATACTGGCGGTTGTTGTCACGTTGTATCCCTTTCTGTACGTCATCAGCATTTCATTCAGCTCGGTGGATGCCATCGACAAACAAAAAGTTGTATTGTGGCCCGTCGGCTTTACCCTGTCAGGTTACCAAATGGTACTGCAATACAAGGAGTTATGGGTATCGTTCTACAACACCCTCTGGTACACCGTTGTAGGTACACTGTTGAATATTGTGGCAACATGTCTTGCCGCGTTTCCGTTATCCAGACAGCAGTTTTTCTTGCGTCGCAAGCTGAACTTTTTCATCGCTTTCACCATGTATTTCTCGGGTGGACTCATTCCGGTCTACATGCTGATTACCTCGCTTGGGCTGTACAATACCCGCTGGGTCATGGTGCTGCCTGTGCTGGTGATTACGTTTAACGTCATGATCTGCCGCTCGGCCTTTGAAGGCATTCCGAATGAGATTTTTGAAAGTGCCAGTATAGACGGGGCCAATGAGATGACAATGCTGTATCGTCTGGCGGTTCCGATCATCAAGCCAACACTGGCTGTGCTTACGCTGTACTATGCGGTATTCCACTGGAACAACTTTTTCACGGCCCTATTATATCTGGGCAAACAGGATATGCAGCCCTTACAGATGTTCCTGCGAAGGGTGCTGATCATGGCTTCGCCGGAAGTGATGCAGAAGATGGGCGGTACGATGACATCTGGTGCGCTGGCGGTCTCCTCCCTTCAGGTTCGTTATGTATCCATTGTGGTCAGCATTCTGCCTATTGTTACGATCTACCCGTTTATCCAACGGTACTTCGTTAAGGGGATCACCCTCGGAGCCGTGAAAGGATAG
- a CDS encoding ABC transporter permease, whose amino-acid sequence MKKRMSTLFSLIRRDKYLLLMFSPIFLYYLIFMYLPMPGVLLAFRNFLPGQGMLSGEWVGLRWFEQFVNSIYFWRLLRNTFLLAFLPLLFGFSIPILFAVCIVEIKNRTFKRFAQTVTYLPHFISTVVVAGMIINFLSPTDGIVNTLIASLGMEKVNFMMDASWFRTIFTSSDIWQSFGFSSIIYIAAIMGIDPEMYDSGKIDGVNKFQELWHLTLPSIKPTIVILLLLSLGGIMSVGFEKVYLLYNGATYETADVLSTYVYRMGIEGQNYGFATAVGLFNSIITFVLVFAANSMTRRLTKMSLW is encoded by the coding sequence TTGAAAAAACGCATGTCCACCCTGTTCAGCCTGATCAGACGGGATAAATATTTGCTACTGATGTTTTCGCCTATTTTTCTGTATTACCTCATCTTCATGTACCTTCCGATGCCTGGCGTGCTATTGGCATTTCGTAATTTCTTGCCGGGGCAGGGCATGCTCAGCGGGGAGTGGGTGGGACTGCGCTGGTTCGAACAGTTCGTGAATTCCATTTACTTCTGGCGGCTGCTGCGCAACACATTCTTGCTTGCATTTCTGCCACTCCTGTTCGGCTTCTCCATTCCGATTTTATTCGCTGTCTGCATTGTAGAGATCAAGAACCGGACATTCAAGCGATTTGCCCAGACGGTTACGTACCTTCCTCACTTCATCTCCACTGTTGTTGTAGCCGGTATGATTATTAACTTCCTTTCACCAACAGACGGTATCGTGAACACCCTCATCGCGAGTCTGGGCATGGAAAAAGTGAACTTCATGATGGATGCCAGCTGGTTCCGCACCATCTTCACAAGTTCCGACATCTGGCAGAGCTTTGGCTTCAGCTCCATCATCTACATTGCAGCCATTATGGGCATTGATCCCGAAATGTACGATTCCGGCAAAATCGACGGCGTCAACAAATTCCAGGAGCTATGGCACCTGACCCTTCCCAGTATCAAACCAACCATTGTCATTCTTCTGCTTCTGTCGCTTGGCGGCATTATGAGCGTAGGCTTCGAGAAAGTATATCTGCTCTACAACGGAGCCACCTACGAAACGGCTGATGTCCTGTCCACCTATGTATACCGGATGGGGATTGAGGGCCAGAATTACGGCTTCGCCACAGCGGTCGGCCTGTTTAATTCCATTATCACTTTTGTGCTTGTGTTTGCTGCCAATTCCATGACCCGCCGCCTGACCAAGATGTCACTCTGGTAA
- a CDS encoding pectinesterase family protein, with protein MTQQRLPNTALESSTPCLTVASDGTGDYVTIQAAVDALPENGIGTVPIRVKAGVYHEKLHMEKPGIHLIGDGAEQTIITYDDYALKKFPDGSPYHTFHSYTAFIGADDFTAEGISFVNAAGPGKEVGQALAVYVDGDRAAFRRCRLIGHQDTIFTGPLPEQPMDRSYFGGPRDGAERRKLRQYFEDCYIEGDIDFIFGSATVVFKGCEIFTKNRLTEAEAADGQVNGWITAASTPEDVRYGYVFLDCDLTSNAPPQSVYLGRPWRHHAKVCFLNCWIGAHVKREGWHNWNKTDAEQTVQYAEYNSAGPGAGRAADRVTWAKMLTEQEAAEYTVPLILSGVDGWQPF; from the coding sequence ATGACACAGCAGAGATTGCCGAATACAGCATTGGAATCATCGACTCCCTGTCTGACTGTTGCTTCAGACGGGACGGGGGATTATGTGACGATTCAGGCTGCAGTCGATGCGCTGCCGGAGAATGGCATCGGAACCGTTCCAATTCGCGTGAAGGCTGGTGTCTATCATGAGAAGCTGCATATGGAGAAGCCGGGCATCCATCTGATTGGTGACGGGGCGGAGCAGACAATCATTACGTATGATGATTATGCACTTAAGAAGTTCCCGGACGGGTCGCCATATCATACGTTTCATTCCTATACAGCTTTCATTGGTGCCGATGATTTCACGGCAGAGGGGATTTCCTTCGTAAATGCTGCCGGGCCGGGCAAGGAGGTTGGTCAGGCGCTGGCCGTTTACGTAGATGGAGACCGGGCGGCCTTTCGTCGCTGTCGTTTGATTGGTCACCAGGATACGATTTTCACCGGCCCGCTGCCGGAGCAGCCCATGGATCGCAGTTACTTTGGCGGGCCACGTGATGGTGCCGAGCGGCGTAAACTGCGGCAGTATTTCGAGGACTGTTACATCGAAGGCGATATCGATTTTATTTTTGGCTCGGCTACGGTGGTATTTAAGGGGTGCGAGATCTTTACGAAGAATCGCCTGACTGAAGCGGAGGCTGCGGATGGGCAAGTGAACGGCTGGATTACCGCAGCATCTACGCCAGAGGATGTGCGTTACGGCTATGTGTTTCTGGACTGTGATCTGACAAGCAATGCTCCGCCGCAGTCGGTGTATCTGGGCAGACCGTGGCGTCATCATGCCAAAGTCTGTTTTCTGAACTGCTGGATCGGCGCTCATGTGAAGCGGGAGGGATGGCATAACTGGAACAAGACAGATGCAGAGCAGACCGTTCAGTATGCGGAATATAACAGTGCCGGGCCTGGTGCCGGACGTGCTGCTGATCGTGTGACTTGGGCCAAGATGCTGACCGAACAGGAAGCGGCCGAGTACACTGTACCTCTGATTCTGTCCGGCGTGGATGGATGGCAGCCTTTTTAA
- a CDS encoding helix-turn-helix domain-containing protein, with protein sequence MSAGEETMELNMTLNGLELWKATGGFANEPHVHDDWYQLTLPVRGKCYLVQERYDYPLKAGMGIIAHPQTEHYFEIGSDSAVIVIKFRKPPLGSYASGEISSGQAEFRPTHTFDPTEISSLFRGWNSILVDDMPDSLQVQETELAVEMYLRRMLMGQENGKAIVDNPTCMDPHLRRVLEYIHSAYTGPMDIDSMAMVAHQSRHHFMRSFKALTGTTPYQYLLNLRVEEASRRLRHTTDSVTTISYDLGFSSVSQLYRAFQRVYVMTPMQYRNQV encoded by the coding sequence ATGTCAGCAGGTGAGGAAACGATGGAATTAAACATGACGTTAAATGGGTTGGAATTATGGAAAGCTACCGGAGGGTTCGCGAATGAACCGCATGTGCATGATGACTGGTATCAGCTAACGTTGCCGGTCAGAGGTAAATGTTATCTGGTGCAGGAACGGTATGATTATCCTCTGAAAGCAGGCATGGGGATTATTGCCCATCCTCAGACTGAGCATTATTTTGAAATAGGTTCGGATTCGGCTGTCATCGTGATCAAGTTCCGTAAACCGCCATTAGGCAGTTACGCGAGTGGGGAGATTAGTAGCGGACAAGCTGAGTTTCGACCCACCCATACTTTTGATCCAACGGAGATCAGTAGTCTGTTCCGAGGTTGGAACTCCATTTTGGTAGATGACATGCCGGATTCGCTCCAAGTACAGGAAACAGAACTGGCGGTCGAGATGTATCTAAGGCGCATGTTGATGGGGCAGGAAAATGGAAAAGCGATTGTAGATAATCCTACATGTATGGACCCTCATCTCCGCCGGGTGCTGGAGTACATTCACAGTGCCTATACAGGTCCAATGGATATTGATTCGATGGCGATGGTTGCGCATCAGAGTCGGCATCATTTTATGCGTTCTTTCAAGGCTCTTACGGGAACAACACCGTATCAATATCTGCTGAATTTGCGCGTAGAAGAAGCGTCCAGGAGGCTCCGCCATACGACGGATTCGGTAACCACCATCAGTTATGATCTGGGATTCTCCAGCGTCAGCCAGTTATATAGAGCCTTTCAGCGAGTGTATGTTATGACACCGATGCAATATCGGAATCAGGTGTAG
- a CDS encoding chitinase: MTSSSITNTSVSLSWNASTDNVGVAGYEVYRNGVLVTSTSTTTAVVTGLTASTTYAFTVKAKDAAGNISAASTSLSVTTSNGSSNPGPISSKWLIGYWHNFDNGSTNIRLRNVSTAYDVINVSFAEPISHGSGTLAFTPYNVTVAEFKSDIAYLQSQGKKVLLSMGGANGTIELTDATKRQQFEDSLKSIISTYGFNGLDIDLEGSSLSLNAGDTDFRSPTTPKIVNLIQGVKAVKSHFGANFILTAAPETAYVQGGYLSYGGPWGAYLPVIHALRNDLTLLHVQHYNTGSMVGLDGRSYAQGTADFHVAMAEMLLQGFHVGGSTGTFFSALRPDQIAIGVPASQQAAGGGYTTAAELQKALNYLIKGVSYGGSYTLRQPAGYAGIKGIMTWSINWDAYTNNQFSSAHRPFLNGLSTQTTKEVVY; this comes from the coding sequence CTGACTTCATCCTCCATCACGAACACCTCCGTGAGTCTTTCCTGGAATGCATCCACGGATAATGTGGGCGTAGCGGGGTATGAGGTGTACCGGAACGGCGTTCTTGTGACAAGTACTTCAACTACAACAGCTGTAGTCACTGGACTGACAGCCAGCACGACTTATGCTTTTACGGTAAAAGCCAAAGATGCCGCAGGCAATATATCCGCTGCGAGCACCTCCCTCAGTGTGACAACTTCCAACGGATCTTCCAATCCTGGGCCAATCAGCAGCAAATGGCTGATCGGCTACTGGCACAACTTCGATAATGGTTCAACGAATATCAGACTTCGTAATGTATCAACAGCCTATGACGTCATTAATGTCTCCTTTGCCGAACCGATTTCACATGGCAGTGGAACGCTTGCTTTTACTCCATACAATGTGACGGTAGCCGAATTCAAATCTGATATTGCCTATCTGCAAAGCCAAGGGAAAAAAGTACTGCTATCCATGGGGGGAGCCAACGGTACCATTGAGCTCACCGACGCGACCAAGAGACAGCAATTCGAAGATTCATTAAAATCAATCATTTCTACGTATGGTTTCAATGGTCTGGATATCGATCTGGAAGGAAGCTCCCTGTCTCTGAATGCAGGGGATACCGATTTCCGTAGTCCAACTACACCAAAAATTGTTAACCTCATCCAAGGCGTGAAAGCGGTTAAGTCACACTTCGGCGCCAATTTCATCCTGACGGCTGCGCCGGAGACGGCCTATGTACAGGGTGGATATCTGAGCTACGGTGGCCCTTGGGGAGCTTACCTGCCAGTCATCCATGCCTTGCGTAATGACCTGACCCTGCTTCATGTGCAGCACTATAACACGGGCTCCATGGTGGGGCTGGATGGACGCTCTTACGCGCAAGGAACAGCTGATTTCCATGTGGCCATGGCGGAGATGCTGCTTCAAGGCTTTCATGTAGGCGGCAGCACAGGCACTTTCTTTAGTGCCTTGCGACCGGACCAGATTGCGATCGGCGTACCGGCCTCCCAACAGGCTGCCGGGGGCGGGTATACCACGGCAGCCGAACTGCAGAAGGCGCTGAACTACCTAATCAAAGGTGTGTCGTACGGCGGTTCCTATACTTTGCGCCAGCCTGCGGGTTATGCGGGGATAAAAGGGATTATGACCTGGTCAATCAACTGGGACGCATATACGAATAACCAGTTTTCGAGCGCACATCGTCCGTTCCTGAACGGGCTGAGTACGCAAACGACAAAGGAGGTTGTGTATTAG
- a CDS encoding extracellular solute-binding protein translates to MRFKGAGRKSVIAAILAISLAGCSGGTGAGTDAGSTPSTSEPAFNYTGAGPVTDQTDAKLSVLGTNAWTTNVDLSTAAIVKKIESNAGVTVDWDLIPPQNYADAVNPRLAAGTGLPDIVYLPDQDQLMKYINSGLFIPINDLVEKYGVNLKKIYEKSPSVKASLTTPDGKMYYIPQQTLTRNYMPVFMVNVRWLDKLGLSEPTTLDEFTAMLRKFKTDDPNGNGKADEIPLSMEAKFVSMAFGPAFGLDLSNQFYADDQGKVHFSYYEPAYKEYLTYLNGLYKEGLLGVDYASTTSDQVTSRISQDVTGATFNFSWYMSMVYSPLFKDYNPEEPIIKGILPLKGPHGDQFYIGRTPVSGIFGITRDSKNPELAFRFLDYAVSEEAQTYYTWGIKDDTYTEENGVKTFTDKGKDNEYIQKLGIGPVNLPNIQSTDSADSVVAPWHAKMDKELEPYVREPFPFVYALPDEASVESMAMPDITTYVEEMNFKFISGDASLDQFDSYIETLKKMNIEQVISGRQAQYDRYKSAQK, encoded by the coding sequence ATGAGATTTAAAGGGGCAGGAAGAAAAAGTGTAATCGCAGCGATACTGGCAATCAGCCTGGCGGGATGTAGCGGCGGAACAGGGGCGGGAACCGATGCGGGGAGTACCCCGTCCACTTCGGAGCCAGCCTTCAATTATACCGGAGCAGGACCGGTAACGGATCAGACGGATGCCAAGTTGTCTGTTCTCGGAACCAACGCATGGACGACCAATGTGGATCTGTCTACCGCCGCCATTGTGAAGAAAATTGAGAGCAATGCCGGTGTGACGGTGGATTGGGATCTGATTCCGCCGCAGAATTATGCGGATGCCGTCAATCCGAGGCTGGCTGCCGGTACCGGCTTGCCCGATATCGTGTACCTGCCGGATCAGGATCAGCTGATGAAGTACATTAACAGCGGTCTGTTCATTCCAATTAATGATCTGGTGGAGAAGTACGGCGTGAATCTCAAAAAAATATATGAAAAGTCGCCTTCGGTCAAAGCCAGTTTAACAACACCAGATGGTAAAATGTATTATATCCCGCAGCAGACGTTAACCCGCAACTACATGCCGGTATTTATGGTTAATGTGCGCTGGCTTGATAAGCTGGGATTAAGCGAGCCAACCACGCTGGATGAATTTACGGCGATGCTGCGCAAGTTCAAGACAGACGACCCGAACGGCAACGGAAAAGCCGATGAGATTCCGCTGTCCATGGAAGCAAAATTTGTGTCAATGGCCTTTGGCCCCGCGTTTGGTCTCGATCTGTCCAACCAGTTTTATGCAGACGATCAGGGCAAGGTGCATTTCAGTTATTATGAGCCAGCGTACAAGGAATACCTGACCTATCTGAATGGACTGTACAAGGAAGGTCTGCTTGGGGTGGATTATGCGAGTACTACGAGTGATCAGGTCACATCGCGTATCTCTCAGGATGTGACAGGAGCCACATTTAATTTCAGCTGGTACATGTCGATGGTCTACAGCCCGCTGTTCAAGGATTACAATCCGGAAGAGCCAATCATCAAAGGCATTCTGCCACTGAAAGGACCGCATGGCGATCAGTTCTACATCGGTCGTACCCCGGTTAGCGGCATCTTCGGTATCACGCGGGATAGCAAAAATCCGGAGCTGGCTTTCCGCTTCCTGGATTATGCGGTAAGTGAAGAGGCACAGACGTATTATACGTGGGGCATCAAGGATGACACGTATACGGAAGAGAATGGCGTGAAGACATTTACGGACAAAGGCAAGGACAATGAATACATTCAGAAGCTCGGCATCGGTCCGGTGAATCTGCCGAATATCCAATCGACCGATTCTGCCGATTCCGTCGTGGCCCCTTGGCATGCAAAGATGGATAAGGAACTGGAGCCATATGTCCGTGAACCGTTCCCGTTTGTCTATGCCCTGCCGGATGAAGCGAGCGTGGAGAGCATGGCGATGCCTGACATCACCACCTATGTGGAAGAGATGAATTTCAAGTTTATTAGCGGTGATGCCAGTCTGGACCAGTTTGACAGTTATATTGAGACGTTGAAGAAGATGAACATAGAGCAGGTTATTTCGGGCAGACAGGCACAATATGATCGTTATAAATCTGCACAGAAATAA
- a CDS encoding transposase family protein produces MCPRCGNTSGKVREGKRQRQIRHHLLFQRV; encoded by the coding sequence TTGTGCCCGCGTTGTGGAAATACGTCAGGGAAGGTTCGGGAGGGGAAACGCCAACGCCAGATACGGCACCACCTTCTGTTCCAGCGGGTCTGA